The Methanocaldococcus jannaschii DSM 2661 genome has a segment encoding these proteins:
- a CDS encoding sulfurtransferase TusA family protein, giving the protein MKKLDVTGDICPVPVLKTKKALEELNEGEELEVVGDYKPALENIKRFAENNGYTVVLAEETESRFRIVIKK; this is encoded by the coding sequence ATGAAAAAACTTGATGTTACTGGAGACATCTGCCCAGTTCCAGTTTTAAAGACAAAAAAGGCTTTAGAAGAATTGAATGAAGGAGAAGAGTTAGAGGTTGTAGGGGACTACAAACCAGCATTAGAAAACATAAAAAGATTTGCTGAAAATAACGGCTATACAGTTGTTTTAGCTGAAGAAACAGAGAGTAGATTTAGAATAGTCATCAAAAAATAG
- a CDS encoding multidrug effflux MFS transporter — protein sequence MEVKLQHIHVNDGEFEELESIKRDLTRPYTGSELTKIMGYILAGLIIISAIAPILF from the coding sequence ATGGAAGTGAAGTTACAACACATACATGTAAATGATGGGGAATTTGAAGAATTAGAAAGCATAAAAAGAGATTTAACAAGGCCATATACTGGAAGTGAATTAACAAAAATCATGGGATACATATTAGCTGGGTTGATTATAATATCTGCAATTGCACCTATTTTGTTTTAA